The genomic window CGAGAAGCTGAAGAACGCAGGGACGCCGAAGCCCAGGAAGAAGCGCTCCGCGCACGCCACGAAGCAGAACTCAAGCACCAGAAGGAACTGGCAGAACTTGAGGAACGCGCAAGGCAGCTCCGCGAACAAGCTGTACAAGGAACCCTCCCCGATGCAAGCGAAGGCATCGAAGGGCCTTGCCTCGCCTCCTCTGACCACAAGACTCACCGCAGGACCTTTGACAAGGCCGAAATCCGCCGCGGTTTCGTGTGGGCAAAAGTTCTGGACGAGCCCCGCTTCAAAAAGCGTTGGAGTTCCCGCGTAAGATAACTACGCGACAGACAACATCGCGGCGGAACCGTCCGCAACATTCAAAAGAAGCCTCGCAGGAAACTGCGGGGCTTTTTCTGCGAAATGAACTGAGCGACACGCGAAATGAACTGAGCGGTGCCTCAGGAATTTCAAAAAAAAGAACCCCGCCCGGAATTTACCCGAACGGAGTTCTTTAAGCTTTTAGGCTTTATAGCAGGAGATTAGTCCTGGCGCTGTCACATTTTCAAGGTTCCAGCGCGGATAACTGCGGTTCGGCAATGACAGCTCGTGCAAGCACGGCTGTCGCTGCACTCACCTTGTTAGTCCTTGCCGTAAACCTTTTCAGCGTAGGTAGCGGTTGCCATGAGGTATTCGCGGTTCATCTTGGCGATGTAGTCCACAGTGATACCCTTCGGGCAAGCAGCCTGGCATTCGTAAAGGTTGGTGCAGTTACCAAAGCCTTCCTTGTCCATCTGTGCCACCATAGCGAGCACGCGCTTCTTGGCTTCGACCTTGCCCTGGGGCAAGAAGCTGAGGTGAGAAACCTTAGCAGAGACGAAGAGCATAGCGGAAGCGTTCTTACATGCAGCAACGCAAGCACCGCAACCAACACAAGCAGCAGCGTCGAATGCGCGGTCTGCATCAGCCTTGGGAACGGGGATCACGGAAGCTTCAGGAGCAGCACCGGTATTGACGGAAACGTAGCCGCCAGCAGCGATGATGCGGTCGAAAGCAGAACGGTCAACAGCGCAGTCACGGATAACCGGGAATGCAGCAGCGCGCCACGGTTCGACGACGATAGTATCGCCATCCTTGAACTTACGCATGTGCAGCTGGCAAGTGGTGATGCCGTGGTCGGGACCATGGGGCATACCGTTGATCACCAGAGAGCACATACCGCAAATGCCTTCGCGGCAGTCGTGGTCGAATGCAAAGCCTTCTTTGCCCTGCTTCATCTGTTCTTCGTTGACAATGTCCAGCATTTCCAGGAAGGACATATCCGGAGAAATATCGTTGACCTTGACAGTTTCGAACTGACCCTTGGTCTTGGCATCCTTCTGACGCCAAATCTTCAAAGTGATATTCATATTGCCGTTGCTCATTATTTGTAGCTCCTAGTAACGAGGTGGACGTTATCGAATGTGAGAGGTTCCTTGTGGAGTTCGGGCTTAACATTGTCGCCCTTGAATTCCCAAGCACCGACGTAGCAGAAGTTTTCGTCGTCACGCTTTGCTTCGCCTTCTTCGGTCTGGCTTTCTTCACGGAAGTGACCGCCGCAAGATTCTTCACGGTGGAGGGCGTCGAGGGTGAGGACTTCTGCGAATTCGAGGAAGTCAGCCAAACGGCCGGCACGTTCCAGGTTCTGGTTGAAGGAACCTTCGGAGCCAACGACGTTGACGTTTTCGTAGAATTCTTCGCGGAGAGCCGGGATTTCCTGGAGAGCCTTTTCGAGGCCAGCCTTGTTACGGGCCATACCAACGTATTCCCACATGATGTTACCGAGCTGACGATGGATATCGTTAACAGTGCGGTGACCCTTGATGGAAAGGAGCTTGGAAATCTTTTCAGCGGTCTGCTTCTTGCAGTCTTCAAATGCCGGATCAGATTCGGAAACCTTTTCCAGCTTGGTGCCTGCGAAGTAGCCACCGATGGTGAACGGAATCACGAAGTAACCATCGGAGAGGCCCTGCATCAAAGCAGAAGCACCGAGACGGTTAGCACCGTGGTCAGAGAAGTTTGCTTCACCGAGAACGAAGCAGCCCGGGATGGTGGACATCAAATCGTAGTCAACCCACAGACCACCCATGGTGTAGTGGATTGCCGGGAAGATGCGCATCGGAACCTTGTACGGGTCTTCGTCAACGATCTTTTCGTACATCTGGAAGAGGTTACCATACTTAGCAGAAACGCCTGCAACGCCCATACGCTTGATAGCGTCAGCGAAGTCCAGGTAAACTGCAAGGCCGGTGTTGCCTACGCCCATACCGGCGTCGCAAACCTGCTTAGCATTACGGGAAGCCACGTCACGGGGAACGAGGTTACCGAAGCTGGGGTACTTTTCTTCGAGGTAGTAGTAACGTTCGTTTTCAGGAATCTGGTCCGGAGAACGCTTGTCGCCCGGCTTACGCGGAACCCAAATACGACCATCGTTACGCAGAGATTCAGACATCAGAGTCAGCTTGGACTGCAGGTCTCCATGACGGGGCAAGCAAGTCGGGTGAATCTGAGTGTAGCAGGGGTTAGCAAATGCTGCACCCTTCTTATAAGCGCGGAAAGCTGCAGTAACGTTAGAACCCTGAGCGTTGGTGGACAGGTAGTAGACGTTACCGTAACCACCGGTGCAAAGGCAGACTGCGTCGCCAACGTGGCTTTCGAGTTCGCCAGTAACGAGGTTACGAACGATGATACCGCGAGCCTTACCGTCGACAACGACGAGGTCCATCATTTCACGACGCGGAAGGAGAGTTACCTTGCCTGCTGCAACCTGGCGCATGAGAGCCTGGTATGCACCGAGGAGGAGCTGCTGACCGGTCTGACCGCGAGCGTAGAAGGTACGAGAAACCTGGGTACCACCGAAGGAACGGTTGTCCAGGAGGCCACCGTATTCACGGCCGAAGGGAACACCCTGAGCAACGCACTGATCGATGATCAGGTTGGAGTTTTCGGCGAGACGATGTACGTTGGCTTCACGAGCGCGGAAGTCACCGCCCTTAACGGTATCGTAGAAAAGACGATAGACAGAGTCACCATCGTTCTTATAGCTCTTAGCAGCATTGATACCACCCTGGGCAGCAATGGAGTGAGCACGACGGGGAGAGTCCTGAATGCAGAAGGACTTGACGTTGTAGCCGAGTTCTGCAAGGGAAGCTGCAGCGGAAGCACCAGCAAGACCGGTACCAACCACGAGAACGGTGAACTTACGCTTGTTAGCCGGGTTCACGAGTTTCAATTCAAACTTATGCTTGGTCCACTTTTCGGAAATGGAACCACCAGGAATTTTAGAATCGAGAATCATTTGTTATGGTCTCCATTAAACGTTGGTGGAAATGATGCCGACAGAGGGAACGACGAAAGAAGTCTTGGCTTCGGAAGCGGCCTTCTTCTGTTCCAGCTGCTGCTGGATTTCATGAGACTTGGCGCGGAGAGCTTCGGTTTCCGGCTGATGTGCGATGTAGCAGGAGAATGCCGCCTGAGCAGCAAAGCACAGAGCAACAATCACGCTATAGACGATACCGAACTTGTCAATGATCGGAGTCCACTTCTGGTGAGCAAGACCGAGGGTCTGGAAAGCAGAAGCGATAGCGTGGAAGAGGTGAGTACCAACAGAGAACAAGGCAACCAGGTAGAACACGGTCCAAACCGGGTTTGCAAACATGTCGATGGTGGTGAGCCACATGTCGCGGACGATTTCGCCAGCTTCGTTGACATAGAGGTAATGTTCACCGAACTTGAGAGTGGAGAGATGCTGGATGAGGAAGCCAACGATGATGAGGCCGGTCCAGATCATGGTGAAAGTTGCGAAAGTCTTGTTACCCTTGCGAGCGTTGACTTCGTAACCCACGTTACCACGAGCAGCCTTGTTTTCGAGCTTCAGCTTGATAGCAAGACCAATGTGGGTTGCAAAAGCTGCAATCAGAACCAATTCTACGAGGTAGATCAGCTTAATCGGGAAGTGCAGCGGATTGAAGCCGGTCAGGAATTCAGTATAGGCGTTGTAGGAAGCCTGTGCTGCAGCCTGGTCGAAGTTCAAAAGCTGGAAGTTACCACACATGTGGCCGGTGACGAACAGTACGAGGAACGCACCTGTACATCCCATGATCTGCTTCTTACCAATGGAAGAAGTAAGATACTTGATGATCCATTTCATTGTTTTGTGTCTCCTTGAGGGGGGTCTTTTTTAGTTGATTTTAAAATCTTGAACTGCCATTAAAGGATGCAGCAAGCCTTCTTGCTTGCAGCTTCGTAGGCATAGCGTTCCTTCTTTTCGAACCAGAAGTCCAGTTCACGCTTTGCGCTCTTGGGGCTATCGGAGCTGTGGACAACATTTTCGGTCATGGAAGGAGCAAAATCGTAGCGGAGGGTACCCGGTTCTGCCTTAGCCGGATTGGTGGCACCGTTAATAGCGCGAACCTTGGCAATGGCATTTTCGCCACCCAGAGCGAGCATCACGGACGGGCCCTTAGTCATGTAGGCTTCCAGTTCCGGGAAGAAGGGCTTCTTCACGTGTTCTGCGTAGAAACCGCGAGCGTCCTTCTTAGTCATCTGGTGCATCTTGATAGCGCAGACAGAGAGGCCTGCAGCTTCGTAACGGGCAATAATCTGGCCAACGAGACCGGACTTAACGGCGTTGGGCTTGATCATGGCGAAGGTCATTTCCATAGTAGTATACCACCTTTTTATGTGAGTGCGTTAAATATAAATATTCGGTTGTTTCAGAGATCAAACGCAAGTTTTAAATAAGGGGCAAAAGCCCCTTTTTTGCGCGTTTTTCCCAAAATTACTGTTCCGTATTGATCTTCTGGAGGAGGTCCTCGGCCAACTTACCGTTGGATTCGATGTTCTTCACCAGCCAGTCGGCGGATTCCTTCAGTTCACTGTTAGGATATTTTACCTGGAATTCGCGGAAAACCTCCAAGGCAACACTATCCATCCCCAGATTTTCGGTTAAAATGAAACCGCGGCTGAACATGGCCTTTTCCGCATTTTCACTTTCAGGCCACATGCGATAGAAGGCGTAGTATTCACCTTCGGCATCCAGATATTCTTCGTTTTCGTTCTGGATCTGGGCCATTTCATAGGCAACCTTCTGGAACAAGGAATCATTATCCGGATATGTGTACATCACTTCACGATATGCGTAGTAAGCTTCGCTACGCTTTCCAGCCTTGTACAAGGAATCAGCCTTGGCCATCATCTTATCGACAATGGTGGGCACATTGTATTCAGGAACGTCGTCACCATAGAAGTGTGCGGAAGCCTTGGTGTAGGCCTCTGCAGCAAGTCGCTTCGTTCTAGCCATCTCCATTTCTTTGTTTCTATGGTAGAAAATGCGAGGAACAGACTGATCATAGGTCAAGCCGTAATAAATTACGCGATAACCCATGAAATAGTCATGCAGGTACATGTTCTTCGGGAAAGAAGCCACCAGGCGAAGATCGTCTTTAGCTTGTTCGAAATCGTAATCACGATGAATCGGAGAACCGAAGCGATCATACATGCTCTTAAGGGTATCCTCAGGAACAGCCTTTGCCACACGGGTCTTTTCAACATAGCGGTCAAAGATGTAGTTCCAGCGAGTATTGCGGAGAACAGCCTTGTATTCCCAATTGAGATTCAGCTTATGTTCGAGGGCGGCATCCGCATAGGCAAAGGATTCTGCAACCATATTCACCATTCGTTCATGAATAGGCATGTTAATGTTATGACCGCCAAAATACAGCTTATTGAAGCGCAGCAAATCACCTTCGGTAAACAGGGTCTTTCCATCCTTGACAATCAACGCAAAGGAAGAATCGACATCAAGCACATCACCATTTGCAATATCATTCTTGATGCTCTTTTCAACGCGTTCAAAGGGCTTGGTCTGGCTTGCTACGTTTTCAGCAAGGAAGAATCGCTGGAAGCTAGCATCCTTTTCTGTGTGGAACACAGGAGAAACAAAGCCCGAATTCTTGCCTTCCAGAGCCTTATCAAGGCCTTCAATCATGCCAATTCCATACGGAAGAGCAAAGCCTTGCTTAACATGACCCACAAGGCCGCTATCCTTTGCAGTATACTTGTTCTGATTCAAAGATGCAGCGAGAGTCTTGAATTCTTCAAGGGACAGGTTATCCTTCACCTTGGAAGCTAAAGCTGCAGAATCGGCCATCTGAATGTGGTAGAGGACATAGCCCGGAGCGGTCTTGTACTCTTCCTTATGCTTTTCGTAGTAGGGTTTGGCATCAACAGCAGGAAGACTCTGCACGCTGAGGTGCTGTTTTTCAATAATGTTGTTGGCAAAATCTTCACGTAAGACCTGGCGCTTCAAATCAACGAATTGTTTTTTCACCACGGCAGAATCAATCGTTCCATTCTGATTCTTGGCAACATCTGCCGCATAGGCTTCAAATTCTTCCTGATGCTTAGACAGGTAATACTGACCAGCCACTTCACCACGAACACTATAAAAATCGCCCGTAGAATCATTGGGGAAGAGATTCTTATTTGCCTCATAGAAACGACGCAATTCAGAATCAGAGAACATCATGCATTCCGAAACGTAATAGCGCTGAAGCACCATCATCAGAATTCGGGATTCGATATCCTTGAAATACTGATTCCACTCATCTTCAATCTCAGGAAATTCCTTGTAAGCAATGGAAGCCACTGCAGCCTTGGAAAGCAATTCCGTATAAACATTTTCATCCCAGAATTTATGGGATTTAGCCGAATTCATCTTGAGGAGAACCAAGTCCTCCTTATAAACACTTTCGTCATTAAAGCGGGCAACCAGGTGTTCCTTGCCACCAATACCGTTACAGCCAGACAAGGCAACCGCAGTTAGCGCACACCATGCGGACAAGACCAAAGAGCGTACTTTCATCAGAATCCTTTAAATTTCAGTTAAGAACGACCCCAACCTCAGCTAGTGGATTGCACTAGGGATATGTAGACCGTCAAATTTTCCAGACCTTGCGAAAATAGAAAAAACTTTTTATTCAACTCTGCCCCAGGAACGCAAAGACTCTCTTTTTTTGAACTCTCATCAAAAACGAAGTCCTTTCCGTACACAAAATTTTACATTCGATTATTCAACCCCTTTACCACCTCAAACGCCAATCTTCAACACAAAACAACGTTGTTCTAAA from Fibrobacter sp. includes these protein-coding regions:
- a CDS encoding succinate dehydrogenase/fumarate reductase iron-sulfur subunit; this encodes MSNGNMNITLKIWRQKDAKTKGQFETVKVNDISPDMSFLEMLDIVNEEQMKQGKEGFAFDHDCREGICGMCSLVINGMPHGPDHGITTCQLHMRKFKDGDTIVVEPWRAAAFPVIRDCAVDRSAFDRIIAAGGYVSVNTGAAPEASVIPVPKADADRAFDAAACVGCGACVAACKNASAMLFVSAKVSHLSFLPQGKVEAKKRVLAMVAQMDKEGFGNCTNLYECQAACPKGITVDYIAKMNREYLMATATYAEKVYGKD
- a CDS encoding fumarate reductase/succinate dehydrogenase flavoprotein subunit — its product is MILDSKIPGGSISEKWTKHKFELKLVNPANKRKFTVLVVGTGLAGASAAASLAELGYNVKSFCIQDSPRRAHSIAAQGGINAAKSYKNDGDSVYRLFYDTVKGGDFRAREANVHRLAENSNLIIDQCVAQGVPFGREYGGLLDNRSFGGTQVSRTFYARGQTGQQLLLGAYQALMRQVAAGKVTLLPRREMMDLVVVDGKARGIIVRNLVTGELESHVGDAVCLCTGGYGNVYYLSTNAQGSNVTAAFRAYKKGAAFANPCYTQIHPTCLPRHGDLQSKLTLMSESLRNDGRIWVPRKPGDKRSPDQIPENERYYYLEEKYPSFGNLVPRDVASRNAKQVCDAGMGVGNTGLAVYLDFADAIKRMGVAGVSAKYGNLFQMYEKIVDEDPYKVPMRIFPAIHYTMGGLWVDYDLMSTIPGCFVLGEANFSDHGANRLGASALMQGLSDGYFVIPFTIGGYFAGTKLEKVSESDPAFEDCKKQTAEKISKLLSIKGHRTVNDIHRQLGNIMWEYVGMARNKAGLEKALQEIPALREEFYENVNVVGSEGSFNQNLERAGRLADFLEFAEVLTLDALHREESCGGHFREESQTEEGEAKRDDENFCYVGAWEFKGDNVKPELHKEPLTFDNVHLVTRSYK
- a CDS encoding succinate dehydrogenase cytochrome b subunit; this translates as MKWIIKYLTSSIGKKQIMGCTGAFLVLFVTGHMCGNFQLLNFDQAAAQASYNAYTEFLTGFNPLHFPIKLIYLVELVLIAAFATHIGLAIKLKLENKAARGNVGYEVNARKGNKTFATFTMIWTGLIIVGFLIQHLSTLKFGEHYLYVNEAGEIVRDMWLTTIDMFANPVWTVFYLVALFSVGTHLFHAIASAFQTLGLAHQKWTPIIDKFGIVYSVIVALCFAAQAAFSCYIAHQPETEALRAKSHEIQQQLEQKKAASEAKTSFVVPSVGIISTNV
- the ndk gene encoding nucleoside-diphosphate kinase; the encoded protein is MEMTFAMIKPNAVKSGLVGQIIARYEAAGLSVCAIKMHQMTKKDARGFYAEHVKKPFFPELEAYMTKGPSVMLALGGENAIAKVRAINGATNPAKAEPGTLRYDFAPSMTENVVHSSDSPKSAKRELDFWFEKKERYAYEAASKKACCIL